Below is a window of Lacibacter sp. H407 DNA.
TCAAGTATGTGGTATTGGATGAAGCAGATGAAATGCTGAACATGGGTTTTCAGGATGATATTGAATTCATTTTGCAGAACACACCCAAGAAAGAAAGTACCTGGTTATTCAGTGCAACGATGCCACCGGAAATTCGTAAGGTGAGCCGTAAGTACATGAAAGAGCCCGTAGAAGTAACGGTTGGCAAAATGAATACCGCCAACGTAAATATCGATCATCAGTATTTTGTGGTGTCGTCACAACACCGCTACGAAGCATTGAAACGTTTGATCGATTTCAACCCCGGTATTTACGGGATCATTTTTACACGTACTAAAATTGATGCACAAAATATTTCCGAGAAATTAACTCGTGAAGGTTATGATATTGATGCATTGCATGGCGATCTTACCCAACAACAAAGAGATGCGGTAATGGGTCAGTTCCGTGACAGAACATTGCAATTGCTGATTGCAACCGATGTGGCTGCACGTGGTATTGATGTAAAAGATATTACGCATGTGATCAACTACGAATTACCTGATGATATTGAAGTGTACACCCACCGTAGTGGTCGTACAGGTCGTGCAGGTAAAACGGGTATTTGTATGAGCATTGTACACAGCCGTGAAATTGGAAAGATTCGTCAGATAGAACGTATTGCACAATCGAAATTTAATAAGCTGGAAATCCCTACCGGAAAAGATGTTTGCCGCAAACAGTTTTTCTCGTTTATGGATAAGCTCATTAACATGGATGTGAGCAATGCAGAATATGAAACCTACATTCCGATGCTGCAGGAAAAATTTGCAGACATCAGCAAAGAAGAGATTCTGAAGCGTGTTGCTTCAATGGAGTTCGATCGCTTTCTGAAGTATTACGAAAACTCGGAAGATCTCAACATCCGTGAGCGTGGCCGTGAGTTTGATAAATTCAAACGTGATGGTGATGGTGGCCGTCGTGGTATTGAAAGAGAAAGACCGGGTTCAGGACGTACACGTGAACGTGAGCGCCAACCTTACCGTGATACACAAGGCCGTGAATTCAATGGTGGTGGTTCCGGCAACTACACCCGTCTGTTTGTAAACCTCGGCACCAAAGATGGTTTTTACAAAGCCAGCTTTTTGCAATTCATTTTAGATATGAGTGATCTCAAAAAAGAAGCACTCGGCAAAATTGATATGCGTGAAATGAATAGCTGGGTTGAAGTAGACAGCAAAGCGGCTACGCAAATGATCCGTTCCATTGATGGAAAAAAATTCAAAGGACGGAATATTCGAATGAATGATGCGAACAGCAGATAATAAAATAAAAACCCCGGAAATTCCGGGGTTTTTATTTCTAACTCTTTTTAAAGCTTTTTCAGATAGTCTGAAAAAGCTTTTGCAGTTATGCCAATCTTTATAATAGCAAAATAAGAGTTGCTTCAATGCTCATAAAGTACAAAACTATAAACTGCTGATTTCTATACCTACATTAGTCAATAAAAAATCAATGCCGTATTTTATTACAAATCAACACAACATCAATTACGAAATTACATATCTGTTCATTTGATACAGCATGCTGATAAATAAGAATTCAATTGCTAACCATAAAAGTTTATTCGTTTACAAATCAATTTCCAACAGTTAATTTTACATTGTACAAAAGAGAATCAGCAGTAAAAAAGTTACTGGCATCATTATTGACATTTTACTACAAAAAAATAGTAGTTTATCATAGTAGAAGAGCTTTGAGAATAACATGTGATTGATTAGTTTTACAGAAGATTAAAAGACCAATATCCGGATCCCTAGAAGAGCCATTCTCCAACAGACAAGAATCAAGTCGATCTCACAAAACTTATCGTGGCAGCATGAATACCGGAAACGACGAATGTCATTTCTGTATTTGTACAACTGTTCAACCAACACATGGTCAGTATAATTAAATTTATACGGTACACTATATCTATGCAAAGACACAATTAACATTTGTATTTATTACTTTAAAACCAATAATTCTAAACATGAAAAATTTAATCCGACCCGTAAGCATGTCTGCTTTGGTTGTCGTAACATTTTTAGCAGCATGTAAAAAAGAGGTCTCCAATCAATCCAATGAAAACCAGGCTGAGTCTGCGCAGGTAAGATTATCGGGTGCAATAGAAGATCCGCAGGCCGTTGTTATTAAAACACCATTTATCGTGTCTTCAAATTTATCAAAGACTGCAGGCAAGGTTTCATCTTATTCAATTGCACCGCTGTTCAAAGGCAGACCAACAAAAGCTGACATTACTCCACCCGCAGCGAAAATAACTTCTCCGGGCAACTCAGCTACAGCAAGCGGAACAATTACTATTGCAACAGAGGCTACAGACAATATAGGTATTGCTTCAGTAAAACTCATGGTCGATGGTGTTGCAAAAGACAGTTTAAAAGCAGCTCCGTATAATTTTTCGTGGAATGCAAGTTCTGTTGCAGACGGTACTCACACACTAACAGCAGTTGCAAGAGATGCTGCGGGGAATACAGGCTCATATACAATTACAGTTGCGGTAAATACAACCATTACTGTATTACCTCCAACCACTACCCT
It encodes the following:
- a CDS encoding DEAD/DEAH box helicase — encoded protein: MNTFEALGLDERLMKAISELGFTTPTPIQEKAIPVLLSGTTDLIGLAQTGTGKTAAFGLPLLQLLDESKKHPQALIVCPTRELCLQIVKEIEIFKKHMKGMQVVAVYGGASIGMQIRDIKRGIQIVVATPGRLIDLIERKAINLGEIKYVVLDEADEMLNMGFQDDIEFILQNTPKKESTWLFSATMPPEIRKVSRKYMKEPVEVTVGKMNTANVNIDHQYFVVSSQHRYEALKRLIDFNPGIYGIIFTRTKIDAQNISEKLTREGYDIDALHGDLTQQQRDAVMGQFRDRTLQLLIATDVAARGIDVKDITHVINYELPDDIEVYTHRSGRTGRAGKTGICMSIVHSREIGKIRQIERIAQSKFNKLEIPTGKDVCRKQFFSFMDKLINMDVSNAEYETYIPMLQEKFADISKEEILKRVASMEFDRFLKYYENSEDLNIRERGREFDKFKRDGDGGRRGIERERPGSGRTRERERQPYRDTQGREFNGGGSGNYTRLFVNLGTKDGFYKASFLQFILDMSDLKKEALGKIDMREMNSWVEVDSKAATQMIRSIDGKKFKGRNIRMNDANSR